In Paracoccus aminophilus JCM 7686, one DNA window encodes the following:
- a CDS encoding ABC transporter permease, with amino-acid sequence MKRLTLWIGILLVGINVAVALLTLVWLPYDPTAMAGGRLKPPSWEHWAGTDRLGRDYFTQVMIGARIALTVGVGAVALGGVIGTTLGVLAAFARRGADDALAATLDILIAFPTLLLAMLVVAASDGASLGTAILAIGLAMSAIIARLVRILTKRVLAQDFITAARCSGVGWGRIVLSHILPNIAPTVLVAIALQFGLAVIAEASLSYLGLGAPPPNASWGQLLQQAQSTVFAAPIGVIAPGIALVLLVLGINFLADGLRDLLDPERSAA; translated from the coding sequence ATGAAGCGGCTGACCCTCTGGATCGGGATTTTGCTCGTCGGGATCAATGTCGCCGTCGCGCTTCTGACGCTGGTCTGGCTGCCTTACGACCCGACCGCGATGGCGGGCGGACGGCTGAAGCCGCCGTCATGGGAGCATTGGGCCGGGACCGACCGGCTCGGCCGCGACTATTTCACCCAAGTGATGATCGGGGCGCGGATCGCGCTGACCGTCGGCGTGGGTGCGGTGGCTTTGGGCGGCGTGATCGGCACGACGCTTGGCGTGCTCGCGGCCTTTGCCCGGCGCGGCGCCGATGATGCTTTGGCCGCGACGCTCGATATTCTCATCGCTTTCCCGACGCTGCTTCTTGCCATGCTGGTCGTGGCCGCGAGCGATGGCGCGAGCCTTGGCACCGCGATCCTGGCGATTGGCCTTGCCATGTCGGCGATCATTGCGCGGCTGGTGCGTATCCTGACCAAGCGCGTGCTGGCGCAGGATTTCATCACCGCCGCGCGCTGTTCGGGCGTCGGCTGGGGGCGGATCGTGCTGAGCCATATTCTCCCGAATATCGCGCCGACCGTGCTGGTCGCGATTGCGCTGCAATTCGGCCTTGCGGTGATTGCCGAGGCGTCGCTCTCCTATCTCGGCCTTGGCGCGCCGCCGCCCAATGCCTCTTGGGGCCAGCTTCTGCAACAGGCGCAATCGACGGTCTTTGCCGCGCCGATCGGGGTGATTGCGCCCGGCATTGCACTGGTGCTGCTGGTCCTTGGCATCAACTTTCTCGCCGATGGGCTGCGCGATCTGCTTGACCCGGAAAGGAGCGCGGCATGA
- a CDS encoding ABC transporter permease, producing the protein MGRYLLRRTFVLALSLVAAGLVLFVLLRLLPGDPAAALLSVGADDAQIAAARAEVGSDQPLLIQLGIFLSDLARFNLGTSFVSNAPVLPEIGARLTVTLPLTFAAFLLAILIAVPLGIIAAVKSHRWYGALISAVSQFGIAVPVFWIGIMLVWIVAVKWRLLPASGFPIKGWATFGEAFRALILPVVTVALVMSASLLRYVRAAVLDVLGADYLRNARALGASYPQALIRHGIRNASVPVISILGIELASTLLGAVVVERVFALPGLGSMLLLGIQQRDYPSVQGVLLISTLLVLLIGFAADVVQRLIDPRLRDKGGEA; encoded by the coding sequence ATGGGTCGCTATCTTCTGCGCCGGACCTTCGTGCTGGCCCTGTCGCTTGTCGCGGCAGGGCTGGTTCTCTTTGTGCTCTTGCGGCTCTTGCCGGGGGATCCAGCGGCGGCCCTGCTGTCGGTCGGGGCCGATGATGCCCAGATCGCGGCGGCGCGTGCCGAGGTCGGCAGCGACCAGCCATTGCTGATCCAACTGGGCATCTTCCTGTCCGATCTCGCCCGCTTCAATCTGGGCACGTCTTTCGTCTCGAACGCCCCGGTCCTGCCCGAGATTGGCGCGCGGCTGACGGTCACGCTGCCCTTGACCTTCGCGGCCTTCCTGCTCGCGATCCTGATTGCCGTGCCTTTGGGCATCATTGCGGCGGTCAAATCGCATCGCTGGTATGGCGCGCTGATCTCGGCGGTGTCGCAATTCGGGATTGCCGTGCCGGTCTTCTGGATCGGGATCATGCTCGTGTGGATCGTCGCGGTGAAATGGCGCTTGCTGCCGGCCTCGGGCTTTCCGATCAAGGGCTGGGCGACCTTTGGCGAGGCGTTTCGCGCGCTGATCCTGCCGGTCGTCACCGTGGCTTTGGTCATGTCGGCCTCGCTTTTGCGCTATGTCCGCGCGGCGGTGCTGGATGTCTTGGGCGCGGATTATCTGCGCAATGCCCGCGCCTTGGGGGCGAGCTATCCGCAGGCGCTCATCCGCCACGGCATCCGCAACGCAAGCGTGCCGGTGATCTCGATCCTTGGGATCGAGCTTGCCTCGACGCTTTTGGGCGCGGTGGTGGTCGAGCGGGTCTTTGCGCTGCCGGGTCTGGGCTCGATGCTGCTTTTGGGCATCCAGCAGCGCGATTATCCGAGCGTGCAGGGCGTGCTTTTGATCTCGACCCTGCTGGTTCTGCTGATCGGTTTTGCCGCCGATGTGGTCCAGCGCCTGATCGACCCGCGCCTGCGCGACAAGGGGGGCGAGGCATGA
- a CDS encoding ATP-binding cassette domain-containing protein has translation MSLLTLRDLRVASAAKELVHGVSFTLEPGEQLGLVGESGSGKSLTAMSVVGLLATGLRASGSVLLGGQEVVGQPDRRLVPLRGAVASVVFQDPRSALDPLMRLGRQLAEPIRRRAAREGRALTASALKAEQLQWLDRVAIAEPERILAAFPHEVSGGQRQRIAIAMALACGPRLLIADEPTTALDVTTQAEVLDLLDGLVKAEGLALLFISHDLPVVARITDRVIVMRQGDVVEEGPARRVFTRPAHEYTKALVGAARRLEAALAGDELP, from the coding sequence ATGAGCCTTTTGACCCTGCGCGATTTGCGGGTTGCGAGCGCCGCAAAAGAGCTGGTCCATGGCGTCAGCTTCACCCTTGAACCCGGTGAGCAGCTGGGGCTGGTTGGCGAAAGCGGCTCTGGCAAATCGCTGACGGCGATGTCGGTTGTCGGGCTTTTGGCGACGGGGCTGCGCGCCTCGGGCTCGGTGCTGCTTGGCGGGCAAGAGGTCGTGGGCCAGCCCGACCGCCGCCTTGTGCCGCTCCGTGGCGCGGTGGCTTCGGTCGTGTTCCAAGACCCGCGCTCGGCGCTGGATCCCCTGATGCGGCTGGGGCGGCAGCTGGCCGAACCGATCCGCCGCCGCGCGGCGCGCGAGGGCCGCGCCCTGACCGCGAGCGCGCTGAAAGCCGAGCAGTTGCAATGGCTTGACCGCGTGGCGATTGCCGAGCCTGAGCGTATCCTTGCCGCCTTCCCGCACGAGGTCTCGGGCGGGCAGCGTCAGCGCATTGCGATTGCCATGGCGCTCGCCTGCGGGCCGCGCCTCTTGATCGCCGATGAGCCGACGACCGCGCTTGACGTCACGACGCAAGCCGAGGTGCTCGACCTCCTTGACGGGCTCGTGAAGGCCGAGGGTCTGGCGCTTCTCTTCATCAGTCACGATCTTCCGGTGGTGGCGCGGATCACCGACCGGGTGATCGTGATGCGGCAGGGCGATGTGGTCGAGGAAGGCCCGGCGCGCCGCGTCTTCACCCGGCCCGCGCATGAATATACCAAGGCGCTGGTCGGTGCGGCGCGACGGTTGGAGGCCGCTTTGGCGGGAGATGAACTGCCATGA